GCGGATCTAGAGGGGGCCAACCTCTCGGGAGCGGAGATGCGGCAAGTGGATCTGCGCGATGCGAACCTAGTCGATGTGGACTTCACGGACGCCGACTTGGGGCGGGCCGACCTGCGCGGCGCGGACCTCAGCGGCGCCGAGTTCACCGAGGCCCGCCTCGGCAGCACCCTGTGGACCGACGGCCGGCGCTGCCGCCCCACCTCCGTGGGGGAGTGCCAGTAGCGGCGCCCGCAGGCGCCGCGCCTAATGCAGGCGCAGCGCCGTCATGCGGCCGCGGGCATCCAAGACGTAGACATCGCCGTCGCCGGTGACCACCGGAGGCCTCTCCAGGGGCACGTCAGAGAGGCGCTCCCGCGCCACCAGCTCTCCGTCGCGCAGGCGCAGCCAGTTGACGTGTCCGGCATCGTCGCCCATCACCAGGTAGCCCTCGTGGACCACAGGGCGCGTTAGGGCCAGCCCCTCGAGGGCCTCCTGTCGCCAGGCGGTGGCACCGTTACGCCGATCGAAGGCCCAGACCCGCCCGTCATCGGCGGCCAGGTAGACCTCCTCGCCCTGAGCGACCAGCCCTCGATGGCTTGCCACATCCCGGCTCCAGGCCTGGGCCCCGCTGGCGATGCGGACCGAACCGATCGCCCCCTGATAGGCCACGGCGTAGGCGGCACCGCGGTGAATGACCGGATCGGCGGCGATGTCCGACATACGCTCGAGTTCAGTCCGTCCCCGCGGCTCGGTGAGGGTGTGCTCCCAGCGCACGCTGCCATCGGCCACGTTCAGCGCCACCAGTCGCCCGTTCTGCAGACCCACCACCGCGGTACCGCCGCTGACCGCCGGCGCGCTGTTGCGACGCAGGGTCAGGGCGGGGATGCTGCGGTCGAAGATCCACTGCCGCGACCCGTCCTCGGCGTCGAGGCCGTAGATCCGGCCATCGGCGCTACGCGCCACCACCATCCCGCGGGTGTAGCGCGGGCTCGCCAGCACTTGGGCCGAGAGGCCGGTCATCCACGCCGGCTCGCCGCTGTCCCGTTCGTACGCGTAGACCCGCCCCTTGCGATCCCCCACCAGCAAGCGGTCACCGGCGACCACCGGACCGGCGGACAGGGGACGGTTTAGGCGATCGTGCCACAGCCCCTCGCGGGTCTCGGCATCGAGGGCCCGGACCCAGCCGCGGGCGTCAGCCACGTACAGCACGCCGTCCGCGTAAGCCGGCTCCAGAGCGAAGGCGCCGGACTCCAGGCTACCCACCGGCCGCCCGCTCCAGACCAGTTCGACATCCAGCGTGTCGGTGGCCTCGACCTGCGGGTTGGGCAGCGGATCCTGCAGCGCGCAACCGGCCGCCATGCCGAGCACCGCAGCAACCCCGATGGAACGCAGTCCCGCGCGGATCACGCCTCACTCTCCACGGCCTGCAGCTTCAGGCGGACCAGCTCGCGTGACTGTGCGCCCAATCCTTCCTGATCCAGCGCCTGCTGATATGCTTCGGTGGCCTCGTCATAGCGACCGAGCTCGCGGAGCAGGTCACCACGCAGCTCGGCATAGGCGGCCGCAAAACCAGCCGAGACAGAACCCTCCAGCGCCGCCAGGGCCTCCTCCGCGTCAACCTCGCCGAGGACCCGGGCCTGGCGCAGCCGGGCGAGCTCCGCCATGGCGCTATGGTCGGCGTTGTCGATCAACCAGCCGAGCGTCTCCGCCGCACGCCGGTACGCGCCGGCTTCGGCCTGGATACGGGCCATGCGCAACGCAGTCAGCCCTGCGTAACCGCTGCGGGCGTGATCGTCGAGCACCCGCTGGCCCGCCTGCTCGGCCATCTCGGGCTCACCGGACCGGGTGGCCTGCAGGAACTCGGCGTAGGCCGCGGCGGCCTGCTGCGCGCCTCGCTCTTGCCAGGTGCCGTAGCCCCACCAGCCGGCCACGATCAGCAGCGCCGCGGTCAAACCCAGCATGATCGACCCACCGTTGCGCCGCCACCAGTCCTTGAGCTGCTGAAGCTGTTCGTCGTCGGTGCGCTCCATCTCCAGTCCCCTTGCCAGCGACCGGGGCTACGCCCCGATCAGCCCTCGCAGATATTTGACTGCGTCGTCGAAGGGCAGCCGCTGCTGCCCGTCTTCGCCACGCAGATCCTTGATCGTCAGTGCACCGGCCGCATGCTCCTCGTCACCGAGAATCAGGGCCACCCGGGCACCACTGCGGTCGGCGCGCTTGAGCTGCGCCTTAAAGCCGCCACCGCCGGCATGGGTCTGCAGACGCAGTTCCGGCAGCGCGTCACGCAGGGCCTCAGCCGTCTCCAGCCCGGCCCCGACCTCGGTGGCCACCACCAGGTAGGCGTGGGGCACCCCGCCCTGACCGGGCACCCCCTGTTCCTCGAGCAACGCCACCAACCGCTCCAATCCCAGGGCGAAACCGATCGCCGGGGTCGGGCGGCCACCGAGCTGCTCGACCAGCCCGTCGAAGCGCCCGCCGGCGCAGACCGTGCCCTGGGCACCGAGTCGATCGGTCACCCATTCGAAGACCGTGCGCGTGTAGTAGTCGAGCCCCCGCACCAGCGAGGGATTCACCTCGTATTCGACGCCGGCCCGCTCAAGCAGGTTCCGTACCGTGTCGAAGTGTTCCGCCGAGGTAGCATCGAGGCAGTCCATCAGCCGTGGCGCATCGGCCATGATCTGCTGCACTTCCGGGTTCTTGCTGTCGAAGATGCGCAGCGGATTTGTCTCCAGGCGTCGCCGCGCGTCCTCGTCGAGCCGGTCCTCGTGGCGGCGCAGGTAGGCGACCAACTCCTCGCGATGGGCCGCGCGGCTCTCCGGGGTGCCGAGCGAATTGAGCTGCAGGCGCACATCGGGCAGTCCCAGCTCACGCAGCATGCGCGCGGTCATGATGATCATCTCGGCGTCGAGCTCGGGCCCGGGGATCCCGAAAACCTCGGCCCCGACCTGATGGAACTGCCGCAGCCGCCCCTTCTGCGGCCGCTCGTGCCGGAACATGGGGCCGGCGTACCAGAGCCGCGGCTCGGCATTGTGCAGCAGACCGGACTGGATGCCGGCGCGTACACAGCCGGCCGTACCCTCAGGGCGCAACGTGACGCTGTCGCCATTGCGATCGTCGAAGGTGTACATCTCCTTCTCGACGATATCGGTGACCTCACCGATGGACCGGCTGAACAGCTCGGTGCGCTCGAGCACCGGCAGCCGGATCTCGCGATAACCGTAGGCCTCCAGGACCCGG
The nucleotide sequence above comes from Halorhodospira halophila. Encoded proteins:
- the bamB gene encoding outer membrane protein assembly factor BamB, which produces MIRAGLRSIGVAAVLGMAAGCALQDPLPNPQVEATDTLDVELVWSGRPVGSLESGAFALEPAYADGVLYVADARGWVRALDAETREGLWHDRLNRPLSAGPVVAGDRLLVGDRKGRVYAYERDSGEPAWMTGLSAQVLASPRYTRGMVVARSADGRIYGLDAEDGSRQWIFDRSIPALTLRRNSAPAVSGGTAVVGLQNGRLVALNVADGSVRWEHTLTEPRGRTELERMSDIAADPVIHRGAAYAVAYQGAIGSVRIASGAQAWSRDVASHRGLVAQGEEVYLAADDGRVWAFDRRNGATAWRQEALEGLALTRPVVHEGYLVMGDDAGHVNWLRLRDGELVARERLSDVPLERPPVVTGDGDVYVLDARGRMTALRLH
- a CDS encoding YfgM family protein, whose amino-acid sequence is MERTDDEQLQQLKDWWRRNGGSIMLGLTAALLIVAGWWGYGTWQERGAQQAAAAYAEFLQATRSGEPEMAEQAGQRVLDDHARSGYAGLTALRMARIQAEAGAYRRAAETLGWLIDNADHSAMAELARLRQARVLGEVDAEEALAALEGSVSAGFAAAYAELRGDLLRELGRYDEATEAYQQALDQEGLGAQSRELVRLKLQAVESEA
- the hisS gene encoding histidine--tRNA ligase, whose product is MSKKGIQSVRGFSDILPEESPLWQRAESVIRRVLEAYGYREIRLPVLERTELFSRSIGEVTDIVEKEMYTFDDRNGDSVTLRPEGTAGCVRAGIQSGLLHNAEPRLWYAGPMFRHERPQKGRLRQFHQVGAEVFGIPGPELDAEMIIMTARMLRELGLPDVRLQLNSLGTPESRAAHREELVAYLRRHEDRLDEDARRRLETNPLRIFDSKNPEVQQIMADAPRLMDCLDATSAEHFDTVRNLLERAGVEYEVNPSLVRGLDYYTRTVFEWVTDRLGAQGTVCAGGRFDGLVEQLGGRPTPAIGFALGLERLVALLEEQGVPGQGGVPHAYLVVATEVGAGLETAEALRDALPELRLQTHAGGGGFKAQLKRADRSGARVALILGDEEHAAGALTIKDLRGEDGQQRLPFDDAVKYLRGLIGA